One region of Campylobacter concisus genomic DNA includes:
- a CDS encoding formate dehydrogenase subunit gamma, with the protein MTRILTLLFTLSVAAMAIEGPTGVNQFDSTIWAAQRIENIKPYEHSWGPIFTFIQGNDYFAIAALSIILAVIGAFALHFLIIGPKHFSHDGKKVFAFSLIIRIAHGLAAISWIILVPTGIIIMWGAELGGGTFVRFCRYLHDIATVIFAVSVLPMLFTWTKRMLPAIYDIRWMMIVGGYLSKKKRPVPAGKFNAGQKAWYWIAIPGGIVMIITGAIMYFLDFKEPAVASWFGLTQIDLLRYSVIIHNCLGIACAVFFLVHIYMAAIAIHGAIWSMITGYKEEEEVYVLHHYWYQELVRENKIPVSDYEKSYTNLK; encoded by the coding sequence ATGACGAGAATTCTTACTCTACTTTTTACATTGTCTGTTGCGGCAATGGCCATTGAGGGACCAACTGGCGTCAATCAATTTGACAGCACCATTTGGGCAGCACAGAGGATAGAAAATATCAAGCCTTATGAGCATAGCTGGGGTCCGATATTTACTTTTATCCAAGGTAATGATTATTTTGCAATAGCAGCACTTTCTATCATTTTGGCTGTTATTGGAGCATTTGCATTACACTTTTTAATCATTGGACCAAAACATTTTAGTCATGATGGTAAAAAGGTATTTGCTTTTTCATTGATCATACGTATAGCTCATGGTTTGGCAGCTATCTCATGGATCATTTTAGTGCCAACTGGTATCATCATTATGTGGGGTGCAGAGCTTGGCGGTGGAACATTTGTGCGTTTCTGTAGATATTTGCACGATATAGCAACTGTGATCTTTGCTGTTTCTGTGCTTCCTATGTTATTTACCTGGACAAAGAGAATGCTTCCGGCAATTTATGATATCAGATGGATGATGATAGTTGGTGGCTATTTATCAAAGAAAAAGAGACCTGTTCCGGCTGGTAAATTTAATGCTGGTCAAAAAGCATGGTACTGGATCGCTATCCCTGGTGGTATCGTTATGATAATTACTGGCGCGATTATGTATTTCTTAGACTTCAAAGAGCCAGCAGTTGCTTCTTGGTTTGGTCTTACACAAATTGATCTTTTAAGATACAGCGTAATTATCCATAACTGTCTTGGCATCGCATGTGCAGTATTTTTCTTAGTTCATATTTATATGGCAGCTATTGCTATTCATGGTGCTATTTGGTCGATGATTACTGGATATAAAGAGGAAGAAGAAGTTTATGTTCTTCATCACTACTGGTATCAAGAGCTCGTTAGAGAGAATAAAATTCCAGTATCTGATTATGAAAAGTCTTATACAAATTTAAAATAA
- the yedF gene encoding sulfurtransferase-like selenium metabolism protein YedF, producing the protein MTTIDCRNLECPKPVIMTKNALDSLSEGESLEILVNALAPKENISRFLKNQNIEFSLESNGNETKILATKGKNALELINFDEFVCDITPKNNKVLYLNEERAGSGEVGINLLSKFLGAFLQVEKKPKIIICVNNAVKMTTNRSHPSFKPLKDLEAAGVKILSCGSCLEAYKLVSDLAIGEISNAYEIIDILSTHEQIKL; encoded by the coding sequence ATGACAACAATTGATTGTAGAAATTTAGAGTGTCCAAAACCAGTCATAATGACAAAAAATGCACTTGATAGTTTAAGTGAAGGCGAAAGCTTAGAAATTTTGGTAAATGCACTAGCCCCAAAAGAAAATATTTCAAGATTTTTAAAAAATCAAAATATAGAATTTAGCCTAGAAAGCAATGGCAACGAGACTAAAATTTTAGCTACAAAAGGCAAAAATGCGCTTGAGCTTATAAATTTTGATGAGTTTGTCTGCGACATAACACCAAAAAATAATAAAGTACTCTATCTGAATGAAGAGCGCGCGGGAAGTGGCGAAGTGGGAATAAATTTACTATCAAAATTCCTAGGAGCTTTTCTTCAAGTCGAGAAAAAACCAAAGATAATAATCTGCGTAAATAACGCTGTGAAAATGACAACAAATCGCTCACACCCAAGCTTTAAGCCGCTTAAAGATCTTGAAGCTGCTGGTGTTAAAATTTTAAGCTGCGGAAGTTGCTTGGAGGCTTATAAGCTAGTAAGTGATCTTGCGATTGGCGAAATTTCAAATGCTTATGAGATCATCGACATACTCTCAACTCACGAGCAAATCAAACTATGA
- the selD gene encoding selenide, water dikinase SelD yields the protein MIYHDKKLTQFVRAAGUAAKLDPSGLNKTISSLNLSHPNLLSSTNSNEDASVFKISSDLALVQTLDFITPVVNDPFIYGQIAAANSLSDVFAMGGEVINALNIVGFDSCNLAPEILGEILQGGAYKVKECGGIIVGGHTIETQQMYYGLSVTGRVHPDKFWANNTTINGNVLILTKPLGSGILSTAIKADLLSMEQIKEAATIMAQLNFYALKALDGIKVYGATDVTGFGFLGHLSEMLNENISFEIYEKNVPIIASAKEFADMGIIPEGSYKNREFAKHFIDKEADILLFDAQTSGGLLLAVGEKDAMLVVKRLKEVGYESSAIVGSAVPKSEFGIFLR from the coding sequence ATGATCTATCACGATAAAAAGCTTACGCAGTTCGTTAGAGCCGCTGGTTGAGCTGCTAAGCTTGACCCGTCGGGTCTAAACAAAACGATTAGTAGTTTAAATTTATCTCATCCAAATCTGCTCTCAAGCACCAATTCTAATGAGGATGCGAGTGTTTTTAAAATTTCAAGTGATCTTGCACTTGTTCAAACGCTTGATTTTATAACGCCTGTGGTAAATGATCCATTTATTTACGGACAAATCGCTGCTGCAAATAGCCTAAGCGACGTTTTTGCAATGGGTGGTGAGGTGATAAATGCTCTAAATATCGTAGGTTTTGATAGCTGCAACTTGGCACCTGAAATTTTAGGAGAAATTTTGCAAGGCGGAGCCTATAAAGTAAAAGAGTGTGGTGGCATTATTGTTGGCGGACATACGATCGAGACACAGCAGATGTATTATGGGCTTAGCGTTACTGGAAGGGTGCATCCTGATAAATTTTGGGCAAATAATACAACTATAAATGGCAATGTTTTGATACTTACAAAGCCACTTGGAAGCGGTATTTTAAGTACAGCAATAAAGGCTGATTTATTAAGCATGGAGCAAATAAAAGAGGCTGCAACTATCATGGCACAGCTAAATTTTTATGCATTAAAAGCACTTGATGGCATCAAAGTCTACGGTGCCACTGATGTGACTGGATTTGGCTTTTTGGGACATTTAAGCGAAATGCTAAATGAAAATATCAGTTTTGAAATTTATGAAAAAAACGTGCCAATCATTGCAAGCGCAAAGGAATTTGCAGATATGGGCATTATTCCAGAAGGAAGCTATAAAAACCGCGAATTTGCAAAGCATTTTATAGACAAAGAAGCTGACATTTTACTATTTGACGCACAAACTTCAGGTGGGCTTTTGCTCGCAGTTGGCGAAAAGGACGCGATGCTCGTAGTAAAACGCTTAAAAGAAGTAGGCTATGAAAGCTCGGCTATTGTTGGCTCTGCGGTGCCAAAGAGCGAGTTTGGTATATTTTTAAGATAA
- a CDS encoding NAD(P)H-dependent oxidoreductase, with protein MNYLEILKFRHACKVFDESKKISAGEFDFILEAGRLSPSSTGLEQWDILVVQNKELREKIKAFSWNQAQITSCSHLVVVLAKIKEVKFGSTYVNKMIARNTNKDPEAIAARQKFYHDFLLANFKNDDELTFQWSHEQCMIIATNMMNAAASLGIDSCPIEGFDRHALNELLGLDESFQRVAIMVPFGYRLNPQPKKLRREISDIVTWIY; from the coding sequence ATGAATTATCTTGAAATTTTAAAATTTCGTCATGCTTGCAAAGTTTTTGACGAAAGCAAAAAAATTAGTGCTGGAGAGTTTGATTTTATACTAGAAGCTGGTAGGTTAAGCCCTAGCTCAACCGGTCTTGAGCAGTGGGATATCTTAGTCGTTCAAAATAAAGAGCTTAGAGAAAAAATAAAAGCTTTTTCATGGAATCAAGCGCAAATCACATCTTGCTCGCATTTAGTTGTCGTTTTAGCTAAGATCAAAGAGGTGAAATTTGGAAGCACATACGTTAATAAAATGATCGCTAGAAATACCAATAAAGATCCTGAAGCCATTGCTGCAAGGCAAAAATTTTATCATGACTTTTTGCTAGCAAATTTTAAAAATGATGATGAGCTAACATTTCAGTGGTCGCATGAGCAGTGCATGATAATTGCCACAAATATGATGAATGCAGCTGCAAGTTTGGGCATTGATAGTTGCCCGATAGAAGGCTTTGACAGACACGCTTTAAATGAACTTTTGGGGCTTGATGAGAGCTTTCAAAGAGTGGCTATCATGGTGCCATTTGGCTACCGCCTAAATCCACAACCAAAAAAACTTCGTAGAGAAATTTCTGATATCGTTACTTGGATCTATTAA
- a CDS encoding diguanylate cyclase domain-containing protein — protein sequence MLEKQKTSLQIVKMFYTKSILLLLSFIFLALFVVCAGTNDIKYDLSSTNSNIKSSISNSFFIIKNDLFLKSKMVEAGLSDMLFDKNSTKNDLYIAFYVFDKNRNLIYSKRFLGADDIAEKDLSWLSLNETDAGKFTVSDRVYKNSRFKDIYASYGLKNGGSILVQIDIKFLQNYTNVDYDDKSKTYAYLVDKYGNLSRDEFYKKFDESMFLPYVSLGDEFKEDKIIFSLSHMGFYLISYMPEYKIFVITASTKHFHIFMQFVLFWLSIFCFISSLILWVRDVKFIKNRIMPALKEVRDTLDGDEYEIRRSLNLTEFEDIKNGINKLKIETRKATDGLEEYKSRFGYIFEQSFLKIVVYDAYSGDIIDASNAFLSYTKDEIIELNLNDLIDGDFALFMQMKQDAQNSDMSFKIKLKTKDGGTKEGFLQESQIELRDSRLNFMLIHELDDGKFTKKDNEAINDYSFLSPNVIAEALSSDPFSIVRSTQNIDSVFKVPQDKKLINLKDLISPESLDEFAVNVSNESKKFFEKGSKNSEINLVANMQTNENNKTPFKIKVKFIGNGADKEQKIIYFFNDLSDIAKLQEKYDAELKYFQSILWASQALVFSWDKKSDTLYIPNAIAKSLGYALNGDMSINFERAKTIFVDEFVSFKDFFDLIKKGEVYDGEVRFYRADKEIIYVRIRAKAIAFYDGEVSVIKGTMQDLSVQNSFFSYQDLLAKIFSYAKEQIIMLDDEFRIIDANDAFFDTLNISRDKNFIEKIYSKDIINFKNGLKDIKDEILNSLKITGFWQGLIHDVRSKNRLEVISISKLLNAFGDQEGYILLASSANDDCYNKEYLEFIAYHDTLTGLPNRFLLFNKLENLLKQAKKSLKIAAFYVDFDNFKSINDGYGHQVGDKILIEISKKIDEIFPKQGIFARIGGDEFIGAMPYENLGEIYETAENILRVAKSKISIDDDEKKLSVSIGISLSSDALSVDDLIERADWAMYQAKLNGKNKYYVFNSKKDTYFKNEYRDDSKIIEAIDAGEMFLLYQPEIDIKSGEVSSFEAFIRWKNGDKILRPSDFLPLAKGSKAVVAIALFTLKDALKARAVWLKEGINAKVRVNLCIKKLMTSEFFEKFKKLLKDEQLDANGLIIDIVDSASGVNLDDVVRYIDAYKELGVSFSLDDFASYSGSVEALGMLKTNRFNIDKRFCKQIFDSVEALKTMRMIKYVSDTFNFDVMIKNLEDKSMLEIFVGFGFSRFQGRLFAPELSLDNVLKFKFTLSSPLNVRNFQDDENYNMLCKIVGAKELMTRLINLLKCDEKVSEKLKDEIANQVDDIRIINEKLAGILDTILVKIDKENVINLANEAILLCDNDLNLSGANK from the coding sequence GTGCTTGAGAAACAAAAAACCAGCCTTCAAATAGTAAAAATGTTTTATACAAAGTCTATTTTACTTTTACTCTCATTTATATTTTTAGCATTATTTGTAGTTTGTGCTGGCACGAACGATATAAAGTATGACCTTAGCTCAACTAATTCAAATATAAAATCATCAATCTCAAATAGCTTTTTTATAATAAAAAATGATCTATTTTTAAAATCAAAAATGGTTGAAGCAGGTCTTAGTGATATGCTATTTGATAAAAATTCAACAAAAAATGATCTTTATATAGCTTTTTACGTTTTTGATAAAAATAGAAATTTAATCTATTCAAAGAGATTTTTAGGTGCTGATGACATAGCTGAAAAGGATCTATCGTGGCTTAGTTTAAACGAGACAGATGCTGGGAAATTTACAGTATCAGATCGAGTCTATAAAAACAGTCGTTTTAAAGATATTTATGCATCTTATGGACTAAAAAATGGAGGCAGTATTTTAGTTCAAATTGATATAAAATTTTTGCAAAACTACACTAATGTAGATTACGATGATAAAAGTAAAACTTATGCTTATTTAGTAGATAAATATGGAAATTTATCAAGAGATGAGTTTTATAAAAAATTTGATGAATCGATGTTTTTGCCTTATGTAAGTCTTGGCGACGAGTTTAAAGAGGATAAAATAATATTTTCTTTAAGCCATATGGGCTTTTATCTCATAAGCTATATGCCAGAGTATAAAATTTTTGTTATTACCGCTTCAACGAAGCATTTTCACATCTTTATGCAGTTTGTGTTATTTTGGCTATCAATCTTTTGTTTTATATCTTCTTTAATTTTATGGGTTAGAGATGTAAAATTTATAAAAAATAGAATAATGCCAGCTTTAAAAGAGGTAAGAGATACTTTAGATGGCGATGAATACGAGATAAGACGAAGCCTTAATTTAACAGAATTTGAAGATATAAAAAATGGAATAAATAAGCTAAAGATAGAAACCAGAAAAGCAACTGACGGACTAGAAGAATACAAAAGCAGATTTGGCTATATTTTTGAACAAAGCTTTTTGAAAATAGTAGTTTATGATGCTTATAGCGGCGATATTATTGATGCTAGTAATGCATTTTTATCTTATACAAAAGATGAGATTATAGAGCTAAATTTAAATGATTTAATAGATGGCGATTTTGCATTGTTTATGCAAATGAAACAAGATGCTCAAAATAGCGATATGAGTTTTAAAATCAAGCTAAAAACAAAAGATGGCGGCACTAAAGAGGGATTTTTACAAGAGTCGCAGATCGAGCTAAGGGATTCTAGGCTAAATTTTATGCTTATACACGAGCTTGACGATGGAAAATTTACGAAAAAGGATAACGAAGCAATAAATGATTATTCATTTTTATCGCCAAATGTAATAGCAGAAGCATTAAGCAGCGATCCATTTTCTATCGTAAGAAGTACGCAAAATATCGATAGTGTCTTTAAAGTCCCGCAAGATAAGAAGCTTATAAATTTAAAAGATCTAATAAGCCCTGAAAGTTTAGATGAGTTTGCTGTAAATGTTTCTAATGAATCTAAAAAATTCTTTGAAAAAGGTAGCAAAAATAGCGAGATAAATCTCGTAGCCAATATGCAAACAAATGAAAATAACAAAACGCCATTTAAGATAAAAGTAAAATTTATAGGTAATGGTGCTGACAAAGAGCAAAAAATCATCTACTTTTTTAATGACCTAAGTGATATAGCAAAGTTGCAAGAAAAATATGATGCTGAATTAAAATATTTTCAAAGCATACTTTGGGCAAGCCAAGCGCTTGTCTTTTCATGGGATAAAAAAAGCGACACCCTTTATATCCCAAATGCTATCGCCAAGTCGCTCGGATATGCATTAAATGGGGATATGAGTATAAATTTTGAACGTGCGAAAACTATATTTGTAGATGAATTTGTAAGCTTTAAGGACTTTTTTGACCTTATAAAAAAAGGTGAAGTATATGATGGCGAAGTGCGTTTTTATAGGGCTGACAAAGAGATTATTTATGTAAGAATTAGAGCAAAAGCAATAGCTTTTTATGATGGTGAAGTAAGCGTCATAAAGGGCACAATGCAAGATCTTAGTGTGCAAAATAGCTTTTTTTCTTATCAAGATCTTTTAGCAAAAATTTTCTCATACGCAAAAGAGCAAATTATCATGCTTGATGATGAGTTTAGGATTATAGATGCTAATGACGCTTTTTTCGATACGCTTAACATTTCTAGAGATAAAAATTTTATAGAGAAAATTTACTCAAAAGATATAATAAATTTTAAAAACGGACTAAAAGACATTAAAGATGAAATTTTAAATTCACTTAAAATAACTGGCTTTTGGCAAGGTCTTATTCATGATGTTCGAAGCAAAAATAGACTCGAAGTCATAAGTATAAGTAAGCTTTTAAACGCGTTTGGCGATCAAGAGGGATATATTTTGTTAGCTTCAAGCGCAAATGATGACTGCTACAATAAAGAATATCTTGAATTTATCGCGTATCACGATACGCTGACTGGGTTACCAAATAGATTTTTACTTTTTAATAAGCTAGAAAATCTGCTAAAACAGGCGAAAAAAAGCTTAAAAATAGCAGCATTTTATGTTGATTTTGATAATTTTAAATCGATAAATGACGGATACGGACATCAAGTAGGTGATAAAATCCTAATAGAAATTTCAAAAAAAATAGATGAAATTTTTCCAAAACAAGGAATATTTGCGAGAATAGGCGGAGATGAGTTTATAGGTGCTATGCCTTATGAAAATCTGGGAGAAATTTACGAAACTGCTGAAAACATCTTAAGGGTAGCTAAGAGTAAAATTTCTATTGATGATGATGAGAAAAAACTTAGCGTAAGTATTGGTATTAGCTTAAGTAGCGATGCGCTTAGCGTTGATGATCTAATTGAAAGAGCTGATTGGGCTATGTATCAAGCAAAGCTTAATGGAAAAAATAAATATTATGTATTTAATTCTAAAAAAGATACATACTTTAAAAATGAATATAGAGATGACTCAAAGATCATTGAAGCTATCGATGCTGGCGAGATGTTCTTGCTTTATCAGCCTGAGATTGATATAAAAAGCGGGGAAGTTAGCAGCTTTGAGGCATTTATTAGATGGAAAAATGGCGATAAGATATTAAGGCCATCAGACTTCTTACCGCTTGCAAAAGGCTCAAAAGCAGTTGTTGCTATCGCACTATTTACACTAAAAGATGCTTTAAAAGCTAGGGCTGTATGGCTAAAAGAGGGAATAAATGCAAAAGTTAGAGTAAATTTATGCATTAAAAAGCTAATGACTTCTGAGTTTTTTGAGAAATTTAAAAAGCTTTTAAAAGATGAGCAGCTAGATGCAAATGGGCTAATCATAGATATCGTTGACTCCGCAAGTGGTGTAAATTTAGATGATGTTGTTAGATATATCGATGCTTATAAGGAGCTAGGCGTTAGCTTTTCGCTTGATGATTTTGCGTCTTATTCAGGCTCGGTAGAAGCTTTAGGCATGTTAAAAACAAATAGATTTAATATAGATAAAAGGTTTTGCAAACAAATTTTTGATTCAGTAGAAGCACTAAAGACCATGCGCATGATAAAGTATGTATCAGATACATTTAATTTTGATGTCATGATAAAAAATTTAGAAGATAAAAGCATGCTTGAAATTTTTGTTGGATTTGGCTTTAGTAGATTTCAAGGACGACTTTTTGCGCCAGAGCTTAGCCTGGATAATGTGCTCAAATTTAAATTCACTCTATCATCTCCGCTAAATGTAAGAAATTTTCAAGATGATGAGAACTACAATATGCTTTGCAAAATAGTAGGTGCAAAAGAGCTTATGACTCGTTTGATAAATTTGCTTAAATGCGATGAAAAAGTAAGCGAAAAATTAAAAGACGAAATAGCAAATCAAGTAGATGATATCAGAATAATAAATGAAAAATTAGCTGGAATTTTAGATACGATCCTTGTAAAAATAGACAAAGAGAACGTAATAAATTTAGCTAATGAGGCAATTTTATTATGCGATAATGATCTAAATTTGAGTGGAGCGAACAAATAA
- a CDS encoding ATP phosphoribosyltransferase regulatory subunit, translated as MNENALNVYEHEIPNGSKLYFASSAKLKRQIEQKASEILENEGFSEIVTPFFSYHQHLSVDATNLLRFSDSLNHEISLRADSTVDTVRIVLRRLKANESKRWFYIQPVFRYPSQEIYQIGAELIGENDVLKSINIVAKLIDELKMDTFLQVSNIQIPRVICEILSVPIEIFENGQMEKILSQNVPWLSALALLKSVDELDEVIKISPSKLKEPLENLRNLASALEYKNLRIVPLYYSKMRYYDSLFFRFLRNNSIIASGGSYEIDGKINSGFAVYTDALIEEKINLRK; from the coding sequence ATGAATGAAAATGCTTTAAATGTTTATGAGCACGAAATCCCAAATGGAAGCAAGCTATACTTTGCCAGTAGCGCAAAGCTAAAGAGGCAGATCGAACAAAAAGCTAGTGAAATTTTAGAAAATGAAGGCTTTAGCGAGATCGTAACGCCATTTTTTTCATATCATCAACATTTAAGTGTAGATGCTACAAATCTTTTACGTTTTAGCGACAGTCTAAATCACGAGATAAGTCTAAGGGCCGATAGTACGGTAGATACTGTAAGGATCGTGCTTAGAAGGCTAAAAGCAAACGAATCAAAAAGGTGGTTTTATATCCAGCCGGTCTTTCGCTATCCAAGCCAAGAAATTTATCAAATTGGAGCTGAGCTAATTGGCGAAAATGATGTTTTAAAAAGTATCAATATCGTTGCAAAGCTTATTGATGAGCTAAAAATGGATACATTTTTGCAAGTAAGCAATATACAAATTCCAAGAGTGATTTGTGAAATTTTAAGCGTGCCTATTGAAATTTTTGAAAATGGACAAATGGAAAAAATTTTATCTCAAAATGTTCCATGGCTAAGTGCTCTTGCTCTTTTAAAGTCAGTTGATGAACTGGATGAAGTGATTAAAATTTCTCCAAGCAAGCTAAAAGAACCGCTTGAAAATTTGAGAAATTTAGCCAGTGCTTTAGAATATAAAAATTTAAGAATAGTTCCGCTATATTACTCGAAAATGAGATATTACGATAGTTTATTTTTTAGATTTTTAAGAAATAACAGCATAATAGCAAGTGGCGGTAGCTACGAAATAGACGGAAAAATAAATAGTGGCTTTGCTGTTTATACAGATGCATTGATAGAAGAAAAAATTAATTTAAGGAAGTAA
- a CDS encoding adenylosuccinate synthase — protein sequence MRKADLVVGVQWGDEGKGKIVDMLGLNYDMICRSQGGHNAGHTIWVDGVRYALHLVPSGILHKNIINIIGNGVVVCPEVLITEMAQFENLEGRLYISDKAHLNLSYHSQIDQAKERLKGEKAIGTTGKGIGPTYADKISRSGHRVGELLEPERLCDALMHDFETNKCVFDALGVKIPVESELLEELKRYKEVLAPFIANTTNLVWKALDEDKKVLLEGAQGTLLDIDHGTYPYVTSSNTISAGACTGLGLNPKEIGEVIGVIKAYTTRVGFGPFPTEDKGTSGDKMCDIGKEFGTTTGRRRRCGWFDAVSVKYASRLDGVDTYALMKLDVLDGFEVVKICKAYQYNGETIDYMPTDLENATPIYEELAGWDSVKGISKYEDLPANARAYIERIEELTGVKIGYISTSPERSDTIIR from the coding sequence ATGAGAAAGGCTGATTTAGTAGTTGGAGTTCAATGGGGTGATGAGGGTAAAGGCAAGATAGTTGATATGCTAGGACTAAACTATGACATGATCTGTCGCTCACAGGGCGGCCATAATGCCGGTCATACGATCTGGGTTGATGGCGTTAGATACGCGCTTCATCTTGTTCCAAGCGGAATTTTGCATAAAAATATCATAAATATCATTGGCAATGGCGTTGTCGTTTGTCCAGAAGTGTTAATCACCGAAATGGCTCAGTTTGAAAATTTGGAAGGAAGACTTTATATTAGCGATAAAGCACATTTAAATCTAAGCTATCATAGTCAAATCGATCAAGCAAAAGAGAGACTAAAAGGCGAAAAAGCAATCGGTACGACTGGCAAAGGCATAGGACCAACTTATGCTGATAAAATAAGTAGAAGTGGCCACAGAGTAGGCGAACTACTTGAGCCAGAGCGTTTGTGTGATGCTTTGATGCATGATTTTGAGACAAACAAATGCGTATTTGACGCACTTGGTGTAAAAATTCCTGTTGAAAGTGAGCTCCTTGAAGAGCTAAAAAGATATAAAGAGGTGCTTGCTCCATTTATCGCAAACACTACAAATTTAGTTTGGAAAGCACTAGATGAAGATAAAAAAGTCCTACTTGAAGGCGCTCAGGGCACACTTTTAGATATCGACCATGGCACATATCCATACGTAACTAGCTCAAATACCATAAGTGCAGGTGCTTGCACAGGTCTTGGACTAAATCCAAAAGAAATCGGTGAAGTAATAGGCGTCATAAAGGCATATACGACTCGTGTTGGCTTTGGTCCTTTCCCAACAGAAGACAAAGGCACAAGTGGCGATAAGATGTGCGATATCGGTAAGGAATTTGGCACAACAACAGGTCGCCGCAGACGTTGTGGCTGGTTTGATGCTGTGAGTGTAAAATATGCCTCAAGACTCGATGGTGTAGATACTTATGCGCTCATGAAACTTGATGTACTTGATGGATTTGAAGTGGTAAAAATTTGCAAAGCTTATCAATATAATGGTGAAACTATCGATTATATGCCGACAGATCTTGAAAATGCAACTCCTATCTATGAAGAACTTGCAGGCTGGGATAGCGTAAAAGGTATAAGCAAATATGAAGATTTGCCAGCAAATGCAAGAGCTTATATCGAGAGAATAGAAGAGCTAACTGGCGTAAAGATCGGCTATATCTCAACAAGCCCTGAAAGAAGCGATACGATCATTAGATGA
- a CDS encoding flagellar export protein FliJ: MKSKFTSIVRVKKQEMDKVEAKLAVARLNVRNFEENLVHLRARLEEFCLPKSGNIGELKENLEFIKIARQELNACKESLEIAKKEVSHYEHKYKNANLEYEKMKYLEKEEFKKEIKRIQKAEALALDEFAVMKFTTKSEF, from the coding sequence ATGAAAAGCAAATTTACCTCTATCGTCCGCGTAAAAAAACAAGAGATGGATAAGGTAGAGGCAAAGCTTGCCGTTGCTAGGCTTAATGTAAGAAATTTTGAAGAAAATTTAGTACATTTAAGAGCAAGGCTTGAGGAGTTTTGCTTGCCAAAAAGTGGCAATATAGGCGAGCTAAAGGAAAATTTAGAGTTTATAAAGATAGCAAGGCAAGAGCTAAATGCCTGCAAAGAGAGCCTTGAAATAGCTAAAAAAGAGGTTTCGCATTACGAACATAAATATAAAAATGCAAATTTAGAGTACGAAAAGATGAAATATCTAGAAAAAGAAGAGTTTAAAAAAGAGATAAAACGCATACAAAAAGCCGAAGCACTTGCGCTTGATGAGTTTGCAGTGATGAAATTTACAACTAAGAGTGAGTTTTAA
- a CDS encoding MotE family protein — MRAVLLFFIILNFAFCFEVPVDCTQIFEARKEEISKELEVIDEQRQALEVFRASSAAAYEENNKKLAKKEADLNATMKVIEQKRKEIDEVVAKNEKILKELRTMTSDKVNESYSKMKDGAAAEVLSKMPRSNAATILYALDAKKISTIMAKMDPKVASEITTLLQKGPPFADEKGDMPTPAGSINIQ, encoded by the coding sequence ATGAGAGCGGTTTTATTATTCTTCATTATTTTAAATTTTGCATTTTGTTTTGAAGTGCCAGTTGATTGTACGCAAATTTTTGAAGCTAGAAAAGAAGAAATTTCGAAGGAACTTGAGGTCATAGATGAACAGCGCCAAGCTTTAGAAGTATTTCGCGCAAGCTCGGCAGCAGCCTATGAAGAAAACAATAAAAAGCTTGCCAAAAAAGAAGCTGACCTAAATGCGACAATGAAAGTAATCGAGCAAAAACGCAAAGAGATCGATGAAGTGGTCGCCAAAAATGAGAAAATTTTAAAAGAACTTCGCACAATGACTAGCGATAAAGTCAATGAGTCGTATTCTAAGATGAAAGATGGTGCGGCAGCTGAGGTGCTCTCTAAAATGCCTAGATCAAACGCGGCCACCATACTTTATGCTCTTGATGCCAAAAAGATATCTACTATCATGGCAAAAATGGATCCAAAAGTAGCATCCGAGATCACCACTTTGCTTCAAAAAGGGCCACCATTTGCTGATGAAAAAGGCGATATGCCAACTCCAGCTGGTAGCATAAATATACAGTAA